In Quadrisphaera sp. RL12-1S, the genomic stretch CAGTTCGGCACCCTCGCCGCGGCGCACCCGGGCCGCATCGACCTCGGCCTGGGCCGCGCGCCCGGCTCCGACGGCGCCACCAGCGCGGCGCTGCGCCGGGACCCGTCGGCGGCGGACACCTTCCCCGACGACGTGCTGGAGCTGCGCGACCTGCTGGCGGGCGCACCGCGACCTGACGGCGTGCGGGCCGTCCCGCTGGCCCTCGACGACGACGGGCTGCCCGTGCCGCTGTACGTGCTCGGCTCCTCCCTGTTCGGGGCGCGGCTGGCGGCGGCGTTCGGGCTGCCGTACGCGTTCGCGTCGCACTTCGCGCCCGACGCCCTCGAGCAGGCGATGGACCTGTACCGCCGCGAGTTCACCCCGAGCGGGCGGCCTGGCGCGCTTGAGGCGCCGCACGCCATCGCCGCGGTGAACGTCTTCGCCGCCGACGACGACGAGACCGCCGCCGCCCACGTGCTCGCCGCGCGCCGCCAGCGCGCGGTGGGGCTCTTCGGCCGCGGCCGGCTGCCCGAGGGCGTCGAGTCCGGCGACGACGCGACGTTCGACGCCGCCGCGGACGCCCTGCTCGACGCGGGCGCGTCCGTGCACGTGGACCGCATGACGCGGCTCGCGGCGACCGGGACCCCGGAGGCCGTGGTGGCCCAGCTCGACGCCTTCGCGGCCCGCGTCGGCGCGGACGAGCTCATCACCGCCCACGGCGCCCCCACGCCGGCGGCGCGGGTGCGCTCGGTGGAGCTGGTGGGCAGCGCGGTCAGCGCGGCGCTGGCAGCCTGAGGCCCGGCACCCGCGCGGTGCCGGACAGCTCCACGCGGCCGCGCCCCGCGGCCTTGGCGCGGTAGGCGGCGGTGTCGGCGTCGTGCAGCACGGCGTCGGCGGTCCTCGCCGTCCCTCGCCGCGCCAGGGCCGCCCCCACGCTGGCGCCCACGGTGGCCGGGACCGCGAGGTCCGCGGACGCCACCGGCTCCGCCACCTCCGCCACCACGCGCCGGGCCACGCGCAGCAGCGCCCCCTCGCCGCCGTCGCCGTCGTCGTCCTCGAGGGCGGTGAGGACGACGACGAACTCGTCCCCGCCCCACCGCCCGGCCACGTCCCCCTCGCGCAGGCAGCTGGCCAGGCGCGCGGCGACCGCGCGGAGCACCTCGTCGCCGGCGCGGTGGCCCTGGGTGTCGTTGACGGACTTGAACCCGTCGAGGTCCACGAAGAGCACCCCCACCCCCGGACCGCCGGCGGCCGCGGCGGTG encodes the following:
- a CDS encoding LLM class flavin-dependent oxidoreductase, with the translated sequence MSSHVPLSVLDLAPVDRRATAGRGARETLAASVELARAAERSGYRRVWYAEHHSMPSIASSAPAVLVAHVAAHTSTIRLGAGGVMLPNHAPLTIAEQFGTLAAAHPGRIDLGLGRAPGSDGATSAALRRDPSAADTFPDDVLELRDLLAGAPRPDGVRAVPLALDDDGLPVPLYVLGSSLFGARLAAAFGLPYAFASHFAPDALEQAMDLYRREFTPSGRPGALEAPHAIAAVNVFAADDDETAAAHVLAARRQRAVGLFGRGRLPEGVESGDDATFDAAADALLDAGASVHVDRMTRLAATGTPEAVVAQLDAFAARVGADELITAHGAPTPAARVRSVELVGSAVSAALAA